A stretch of DNA from Andreesenia angusta:
TTTTCAAGCACCGCCGCAAAAGCCCTTCCCACTGCAAGTCCAGACCCATTCAATGTATGCACATATTCCACTTTTCCTGACTCTGAAGATCTGTACCTTATGTTGGCTCTTCTGGCCTGGTAGTCCTCAAAATTGCTGCAAGATGAAATCTCTACATACCTGTTGTAGCTAGGCATCCAAACCTCTATGTCGTAAGTCTTGGCTGAAGAAAAGCCTAAGTCTCCAGTACAAAGCGCCACTACCCTGTAAGGTATCTTTAAGAGCTGTAGTATTTTCTCTGCGTTGTTCGTAAGCTTTTCAAGCTCGTCATATGAAGTGCTTGGCTCTACCAGCTTCACAAGCTCCACCTTGTCAAACTGATGGTTTCTTATGACTCCTCTAGTATCTCTTCCCGCTGACCCTGCTTCCTGTCTAAAGCAAGGAGTATAAGCCGTGTTGTAGATTGGAAGCTGATCTTCCTCTAGTATCTCTCCCCTGTGTATGTTTGTAACTGGAACTTCTGCTGTAGGGATTAAATAGTAGTCTTTCCCCTCTAGCTTGAACATATCGTCCTCGAACTTAGGAAGCTGTCCTGTTCCTGTCATGCTCTCTTTGTTCGCCATGAAAGGCGGTGCCACCTCTCTGTATCCATGCTCTTCTGTATGTGTGTTTAACATAAAGTTCATAAGCGCTCTCTCAAGTCTAGCCCCCATACCTTTAAAAAGCGTGAATCTAGCTCCAGTTATCTTAGAGGCCCTCTCAAAGTCCAGTATGTCAAGGTCTGTTCCCAAGTCCCAATGGGCCTTTATTTCAAAGTCAAACTCCCTTGGCTCTCCCCATTTTCTTATCTCTATGTTTTCTTCATCCGAGTCGCCCTTAACCACATCAGGATGAGGTACGTTTGGAATAGTCAGTATCAATTCGCCTATTTCAGTTTCCACCTCTTTAAGCTCAGAGTCTAGCTCTCCTACTTGGCTTGAAAGCTCTTTCATATCGCGAAGTATTTCACTCACATCCTTGCCTTCCTTCTTGAGGGCCGGAATCTGCTTTGAAACCTCGTTTTGCTTTGCCTTCATCTCCTCTACTTTTGCAATTATATTTCTTCTGCTCTCGTCAAGCTCTACCACTCTATCTATGTTGTAGTTCCCGCCTCTCTTCTCTAGGCCAGCCTTCACTTCCTCTAAGTTGAATCTGATTCTCTTTATGTCTAGCATATGTAAAGTTCACTCCTCTGTTCTTTATTTGAACAATATTATATCATATATCCATCTCTTTAGACATATTTAAAGATTTTGCAAGCTTGTATAGTATTAATCTATGTCTTAAAACTCTTATGTTACAAAAACTCAATTATTATTTCCTTCACAATCTCCAGCTTCCTATGATAAAATAAATTTATCTTATCATTCGTTTTATGAAAAGGTTTTCATATTAAAAAAGGCTTTTGCCGTAAAAGAAAACGGGTATAGAGTGAAATGGTAGGACTATTATTTTTTAGGAGGGATTTACAATGAGTCAAGCTTCAGTAGGTTTTTTCGAAAAAGCATTTAAGCTTAAAGAAAACCAAACTACCTCTAAGGTAGAAATTACAGCTGGAATCACAACATTTGTAACAATGGCGTACATTCTAGTTGTAAACCCGCTAATACTTGCGGACGCTGGTATGGATAAAGGCGCTGTCTTCACAGCTACAGCCGTTTCTTCCATAGTGGCAACTTTGATAATGGCATTTTACGCTAACTATCCATTTGTACTGAGTGCTGGAATGGGACTAAACGCATTCTTCGCCTATTCAGTTGTGCTCGGAATGGGTCATTCTTGGGAATTTGCACTTACGGCAGTCTTTATCGAAGGTGTAATCTTCATTCTTTTAACTTTCGTAAATGTCCGTGAGGCAATAGTCAACGCTATACCGCTTACACTGAAACACGCTGTTTCAGCTGGTATAGGTCTCTTTATAGCTTTTATAGGCTTTAAAGGGTCTGGGCTTATAGTCTCAAGTGAAGCTACTTTTGTGGCATTAGGAGAAGTCACTTCTCCTACAGTAATAGTTTCAATAGTTGGACTTCTAGTGGCTATATTCTTTATGGCTAAGAACGTGCAAGGAGCGCTTCTGATAGCTGTTCTAGTTGGAACTATAGTGGGTATACCTCTAGGGGTAACTCAGATGCCGTCTTCGATTTTCAGTCTTCCGCCATCGCTTGCGCCTACGGCTTTCGCGTTCACAAGGGTTGGGTTGAGTGAAATACTGACTTTCGACATGTTTATGGTAACTCTGACTTTCCTATTCGTCGACCTTTTCGACACTATAGGTATGCTTGTAGGTACGGCAGCTAAAGCCAATATGCTAGACGACGAAGGAAAGCTTCCACGTGTAAGACCTGCGCTCTTTGCCGATGCAGTTGGTACTACGCTTGGTGCTTGTCTTGGAACTAGTACTATAACTACTTTTGCAGAGTCTGCATCTGGTATCTCTGTTGGAGGTAGAACTGGACTTACTGCTTTTACTTCAGCTATACTGTTTGCAATAGCGCTTTTCTTCGCACCGCTTTTCACTGCGATTCCTGAAGCTGCTACTGCTCCAGCGCTGATAATGGTTGGTTCGTTTATGCTTGGATCTGTGCTTTCTATCGACTTTGACGATATCACAGAGGCTTTCCCTGCATTCCTTACAATAATAATGATGCCGCTCACTTATAGTATAGGTGACGGACTTATGTTCGGTATAATAAGCTACTCTGCTGCAAAGCTGCTTTCAGGTAGAGTCAAAGAAGCATCGCCAGTTATGTACGTTCTAGCGGTGATATTCATACTAAGGCTTGTACTGACTTAGAGTTTTAAAAAATGCAAAATATTTGAATTATTTCTGATGAATATATTGTTGGAAGGAATTTTTCTCCAGGGAAAAGTTCCTTTTCTTTTCTAAATATTAGTACGATTTGTACGGGTTGGGCTGAGGGATCATTATTGAGAGGAGTTTTAAATGACGATTTAAGAAGCTTTGTATTGATTTTGGGTATGTATTTGAAAACAAAAACTAATTCGAGGTGATTTTAATGAGTAATTTAAAAGCTTTAAAAGGGAATGTAGTTTTCACTCCTTCATTTGGGGAGTATAAAATAGTTAAAAACGGATATGTTGTATTTGAAGGAAAGAACGTAGTAGGCACTTTTGAGAGCTTGCCAGAAGAGTATTCCGCTGCAGAAGTAGTCGACCATGGAGACAAGCTTATAATCCCAGGTTTTGTAGACCTACACCTTCACGCTCCTCAGTTTGCAAACAGAGGGCTTGGTATAGACAAGGAGCTACTAGAGTGGCTTAAAGTCTACACTTTCCCAGAGGAGTCTAAGTACCAGGACATCGATTTTGCCAAGAAAGCTTATCAAAACTTTGTATACGAGCTTTGGAAGCATGGAACTACAAGATCTGTAGTATTTGCAACGCTACACAATGAGTCAACTATATTGCTTATGGATCTTATGGACAAGGTTGGTCTAGGAGCTCTAGTAGGAAAGGTGAATATGGACAGAAACTGTCCTGACTTCTATATAGAGGACACTCAGAAATCTATAGAGGACACTGAGTCTTTCATAAAGGCCACTATAGACAAGTATGAGAACATAAAGCCTATCATAACGCCTAGGTTCGTGCCTACATGTACTGGAGAGCTTATGGAAGGGTTAGGAGAGCTTGCTAGAAAGTACAGTGTAAAGGTCCAGTCTCACCTGTCTGAAAACAGAGGAGAAGTTGAGTGGGTCAAGGAACTTCACCCTGAATGCTCTTCTTATGCAGGTGTGTATGAGAAGTACGGCTTATTCGGTGGAGATGTTCCCACTGTAATGGCTCACTGTGTATGGAATACGGCTGAAGAGATGGAACTTATGGCCAAGAACAAGGTGTTTGTAGCACACTCTCCTTATTCTAACCTGAACATTTCAAGCGGTATAGCTCCTGTAAGGGAATTTATAACTAAAGGCATACCTGTAGGGCTTGCAACTGACATATCAGGTGGACATGATGTGTCCATGGCTTCGGTTATAGCTGTATCTGCTCAAGTTTCAAACATGAGATGGGTCTATGTGGATGAAAACTACAAGCCTCTAAACACTCCAGAGCTGTTCTACCTTGCAACTAAAGGTGGCGGAGAGTTCTTCGGCAAAGTGGGATCTTTCGAATCCGGTTATGAGTTCGATGCGCTTGTAATAGACGACTCAAGCCTTGCTGACGTAAACGAAAGATCGATAGAGGAAAGACTTCAGAGATATATCTACATCGGTGACGACAGAAACATAGTTGAAAGATACGTAGCCGGCGTAAAACTTGAAGAACCGAAGTTCTAGTATATAAATATAGCAGCTAGGGAATATCCCTAGCTGCTATTCTTTTTGCAGACTGTATAGTTTCAAGTCTCCGTCTTTTATCCAGTTCTTTTTCTTTAAAACCTTGTAAACTGCGTAGGAGATTATTCCTGGCAGTATAAAGTGAAGCAGAGCTATCTTGTATATGCTCTCGGGTCCCATGACGCTCAATGTGGAAAACTGGCCTACAAGTCCGCTTGTCCCCATTCCTGAACCTATGCTGTCACCCTCCATCTTGAAAACAGTAGTCCCAACAGGACCAAGTATTGCCGATGCCACTATCGGTGGTATAAGCGTCTTTGGATTTTTGACTATATTGGATATCTGTATCATAGATGTCCCAAGCCCTTGGGCTATAAAGCCTCCAAACCCATTTTCCCTAAATGAAATCACAGCAAAACCTATCATCTGGCAGGAGCAGCCTATTATGGCAGCTCCTGAAGCCAGGCCACTGAGACCAAGTGATATTCCGATTGCAGCAGAGCTTATGGGCATGGTAAGTATAAAGCCCATGATCACAGATACAAGTATGCCCATAACCACCGGCTGCTGCATGGTTGCAAAGTTTATGACTTCCCCTACGGCTTTCATAAACGAAGATATTATCGGAGCAAGGTAGTATCCGGCTATCCCTCCTGTAACTATGGTCACTGCAGGCACTAGTATTATGTCCAGCTTTGTCTTGCCACTCACGAGTTTTGAGATCTCCACTCCTACAAGCGAGGAGAGCAGTGCCCCCACAGGTTCCCCTATGGATATACTCGCCACACCCTCAGGGTTTATGCTTATGCCTCCGCCGCCAATCGATCCAGCCACGACTCCTGCAAATATTCCAAGTGGAGACGCTCCCACGCTATACGCCACCCCTGCGCCTATCGCTGGAGCCATTGTGTACTGGGCAAGCTGCCCCAGCCTCTCTAGAAGCTCAAGTCCTGTGAAAATCCCAACTTGCTTTAATATAAGCCCTATTATAAGCGATGAGAAAAGCCCAAGCGCCATTCCGTTCAGGACTTTTATAGCGTACTCTCTTATGTTTTTATTTTTCAAATTTCCACCCCTTAGACCAAAAAATTATACTTTCTAAGCTCGTCCATCATCTTCTCGAAAGTCTCCTCGTTTGGGACTTCCACTGTATGGATGTGTATCCCTTCTGTAAGAGCTGAAAGCGGCTCTATGTCCTGCTTTGATATCCTATCCATAAAGTCCACCAAGTCCTCTTTGCAGTTTATATTTAAATTTCCCACTATCTCCCCGTATACAGGATGCTCTACCACTACGTCTATTATCCTGGCTCCATAGTCCAGCATTATGCCAAGTTCGTCTGCAAGCCCTTCCCTAGAGTGCTTTACAGCCACCTTTTTCAATAGATTGTTCTCCGAAGGCTTTATTATTATGTATCCATTCGGAGTGGCTATAACCGGTAGCCCTTCTGCTCTGAGTATTGCTATATCCTGTACGATAACCTGCCTTGAGACTCCAAATAGCTTGGCAAGCTCTGTACCCTTAAGCGGACCTTCGCTTTTATTTAGCTCTTCCCCTATGCATCTTCTTCTTTCCTCTGTGTTCAAACTTCTCACCTCTAGACTATATTTAGCGATATATCTATGCTTTTCGCTGAATGAGTAAGGGCTCCAACCGATATTATATCCACCCCTGTCTGCGCTATGTTGACTATATTCTCCTCGCTTATATTCCCCGAAGCCTCTAGCACTGCTCTTCCCTTGTTTATTGAGACGGCCATTCTCATGTCCTCAAGCGTCATATTGTCAAGCATGATTATATCCGCCTTCGCCTTTAGGGCCTCTTTCAGCTGATCCAAACTCTCTACTTCAACCTCAACTGTTATTGTGTGGGACACTTCTGCTCTGACCCTCTTGACCGCTTCCTCTATGCTCCCCACAGCCTTTATGTGATTGTCTTTTATCATCACCGAGTCCGAAAGGCTGTACCTGTGGTTGTAGCAACCGCTTATCTTGACGGCGTACTTTTCAAGCAGCCTAAGCCCAGGCGTAGTCTTTCTGGTGTCCGATATCCTCACAGGGTAGTCCTCTACAAGGCTTGAGAGAGTGTAACCCATAGTCGAGATCCCCGACATCCTCTGGAGGAAATTGAGCGCAACTCGCTCTCCTTTGAGTATACTTATAAGCCTTCCTTTTATGACTGCTACTTCCTCCCCGCTCTGAACTATATCTCCGTCGGACTTTTTAAACTCCACCTCTATTTCCTCGTCTACCATCTCGAAAACCCATTTAAGCACATCTAGCCCTGATACTATCCCAAATTCCTTGAATATAACCGACGCTTCTCCCATGCTCTCCCTGTCTAGAAGGTAGTCGTTTGTATTGTCTATCCCGTTTATGTCCTCAAGTATTGCAACCTCTATTATCTTGTTTACAGCTAGTTTATTTAACATATCATTTCTCCCCTCTCTATATAATGTGCTCCCAGACTCTCTTTCCTGCACTTTGCAGAATAGGCCACAAGCTTAGCCACAGTTATCATATTCAGGATTTCATTGTACTCAACCGTGCAGGACTCTCTGCCTAAAAGCGAACTTTCTAAGGATTTAAGCTCCTCTATCGCCTCAGATATTCCCATGTCGGTTCTAACTATCCCGAGTTTAGACTCCATGATATTTTTAACTAAAGCTCTCTTTTGATTGTAGAACTCCGAGCCTAGTTCATCACCCTGTACTTCTCCACGTCCTTCAATTTCTTGCTCTTCGAAAGACAGTTTTTCAAGCTTGTTTATATTTTGAGCTATCCTGTTTGCAAAGACTATCCCCTCCAAAAGGGAATTGCTTGCGAGCCTGTTCCCTCCGTGCACCCCTGTACAGGCACACTCTCCGCAGGCGTAGAGTCCGGTTATATTAGTATTACCCATTAGATCGGTTTCTATTCCGCCCATTATATAGTGCTCTGCGGGCCTGACCTCTATCAAGTCCCTGGAGATATCTATCCCCACCCTCAGGCAGTTTTCATATATTGTCGGGAATCTGTTTTTTAGATGCTCCTCGCTTTCGTGCCTTATATCCAAGTATACTTTTCTGCCCTCAGACAGCTCTCTGTATATTCCACGTGAAACAATATCTCTAGGGGCAAGCTCACCCATCTCATGGTAATTGTCCATAAACCTAATGCCGTTTTCATTTATCAGCTTGGCTCCTTCCCCTCTCAGAGACTCCGAAATCAAGAATCTCTTGCTTTCACTCTCCAGATAAAAAGAAGTTGGATGGAACTGTATAAACTCCATGTCCTTGACTTTCGCCCCTGATCTATAGGCTATGGCTATCCCATCGCCTGTGGCTTCAGCTGAGTTCGTGGTGTTCAAGTAAAGCTCTCCTATCCCGCCTGTGGCCAAGACAAGATGATCTGTTTCTACTTCGAAGTATCTCCCCGACTTTGATATGAGCTTGACTCCAGCGACTCTTTCGCCTTCTTCTACTATCTCTGTGACCATTGTGTCTTCTAGAATCTCTATATTCTCTCTCTGGCGCGCCGTCTCCGCAATAGTCTCCACTATTTCTCGGCCCGTTCTGTCCTTTACGTAGAGAATCGTATTTTCGCTATGTCCACCCTCTCTGGTGTACTTCAGCTCCCCGTTCTCGTCTCTTTCAAAGTTCACCCCAAGCTCTATCAGTTTCTGTATGTTTTCCCTTGAGTCCTCTTCTATCGCCTTCACAGCCTCTTTTTTGTTGTAGTACGAGCCCGCCTTCACAGTGTCACTGAAATGGCTGTCTTTGTATATGCAGCTCACTATGCCACCTTGGGCAAGGGGTGTGTTCCCGCTGAACACCTTGGACTTTGAAACCAGAAGCACGCTTTTCTTCTCTATGTTTATGGCTGTGAAAAGCCCTGCTATCCCTGTTCCGACTACTATAACGTCATAGTGACTTTTCAAATTTCAACATCTCCTCAACTTAATTTCAGCATATCGTCTAGGCTCTTCTCCGCTCTAACCCTTATGTCCTCATCCAAGACTATCTCTTCTCTTCCATACTTAAGCGCATCCCTTATATCCTCTAATGTGGTTTTTTTCATATTAGGGCATATGAGCGACGGTGAGAGCAGCTTGAAGCTCTTGTCTGGGTTGTCGTTTTGAAGCTTGTGCATTACCCCCATCTCTGTTCCAATAATTATCTCTCTGCTGTCCGAGTTTTTAGCATAGCTTATTATCTGTGAAGTACTTCCTACAAAGTCAGCCATATCAGCTATCTCAGACGAGCATTCCGGATGAACCAGTATAGGGCTTTCCGGATATAGCTCTCTTATCTTTAAGACCTCTTCCCTCTTTATCCTGTTGTGCGTCACGCAGTATCCGTCGTACAGTATAAACTCCTTCTCCGGTATCATCTTGGCTATATACCCTCCAAGGCATTTATCTGGAACGAATAGTATTTTGTCGCTCTCCAAACTTCTAGCTATCTTCAGCGCATTGGCCGAAGTGCAGCATATATCGCTCTCTGCCTTTACATCGGCCGATGAGTTCACATAGCACATAACTGGAACTCCTGGGTTCTCCGCCTTGAAAGCTCTTAACTTGTCTATATCTATCATATCTGCCATAGGGCATCCAGCGTCGCTTGCTGGAAGCAGCACCGTCTTTTCCGGAGAAAGTATCTTGGCGCTCTCTGCCATAAAGCGCACTCCCGAGAGCACTATTGTCCTCTGCTCGCTCTCTTTTCCTACCTGGCTCAGCTTTAGGGAATCTCCCACTACATCTGCTATGTCCTGTATTTCAGGTATCTGATAGTTGTGAGCTAGTATTATAGCATCTCTCTCTTTTTTCAGTTCCATTATTTCATCTAATATGTTTTTCAATTTGCCATCTCCTCGCTGTTAATATAGCTGTCTTGTCACCTGTATATAAATATAT
This window harbors:
- the guaD gene encoding guanine deaminase, whose product is MSNLKALKGNVVFTPSFGEYKIVKNGYVVFEGKNVVGTFESLPEEYSAAEVVDHGDKLIIPGFVDLHLHAPQFANRGLGIDKELLEWLKVYTFPEESKYQDIDFAKKAYQNFVYELWKHGTTRSVVFATLHNESTILLMDLMDKVGLGALVGKVNMDRNCPDFYIEDTQKSIEDTESFIKATIDKYENIKPIITPRFVPTCTGELMEGLGELARKYSVKVQSHLSENRGEVEWVKELHPECSSYAGVYEKYGLFGGDVPTVMAHCVWNTAEEMELMAKNKVFVAHSPYSNLNISSGIAPVREFITKGIPVGLATDISGGHDVSMASVIAVSAQVSNMRWVYVDENYKPLNTPELFYLATKGGGEFFGKVGSFESGYEFDALVIDDSSLADVNERSIEERLQRYIYIGDDRNIVERYVAGVKLEEPKF
- a CDS encoding transcription repressor NadR, which codes for MRSLNTEERRRCIGEELNKSEGPLKGTELAKLFGVSRQVIVQDIAILRAEGLPVIATPNGYIIIKPSENNLLKKVAVKHSREGLADELGIMLDYGARIIDVVVEHPVYGEIVGNLNINCKEDLVDFMDRISKQDIEPLSALTEGIHIHTVEVPNEETFEKMMDELRKYNFLV
- the nadC gene encoding carboxylating nicotinate-nucleotide diphosphorylase, with the translated sequence MLNKLAVNKIIEVAILEDINGIDNTNDYLLDRESMGEASVIFKEFGIVSGLDVLKWVFEMVDEEIEVEFKKSDGDIVQSGEEVAVIKGRLISILKGERVALNFLQRMSGISTMGYTLSSLVEDYPVRISDTRKTTPGLRLLEKYAVKISGCYNHRYSLSDSVMIKDNHIKAVGSIEEAVKRVRAEVSHTITVEVEVESLDQLKEALKAKADIIMLDNMTLEDMRMAVSINKGRAVLEASGNISEENIVNIAQTGVDIISVGALTHSAKSIDISLNIV
- the nadB gene encoding L-aspartate oxidase codes for the protein MKSHYDVIVVGTGIAGLFTAINIEKKSVLLVSKSKVFSGNTPLAQGGIVSCIYKDSHFSDTVKAGSYYNKKEAVKAIEEDSRENIQKLIELGVNFERDENGELKYTREGGHSENTILYVKDRTGREIVETIAETARQRENIEILEDTMVTEIVEEGERVAGVKLISKSGRYFEVETDHLVLATGGIGELYLNTTNSAEATGDGIAIAYRSGAKVKDMEFIQFHPTSFYLESESKRFLISESLRGEGAKLINENGIRFMDNYHEMGELAPRDIVSRGIYRELSEGRKVYLDIRHESEEHLKNRFPTIYENCLRVGIDISRDLIEVRPAEHYIMGGIETDLMGNTNITGLYACGECACTGVHGGNRLASNSLLEGIVFANRIAQNINKLEKLSFEEQEIEGRGEVQGDELGSEFYNQKRALVKNIMESKLGIVRTDMGISEAIEELKSLESSLLGRESCTVEYNEILNMITVAKLVAYSAKCRKESLGAHYIERGEMIC
- the nadA gene encoding quinolinate synthase NadA, encoding MKNILDEIMELKKERDAIILAHNYQIPEIQDIADVVGDSLKLSQVGKESEQRTIVLSGVRFMAESAKILSPEKTVLLPASDAGCPMADMIDIDKLRAFKAENPGVPVMCYVNSSADVKAESDICCTSANALKIARSLESDKILFVPDKCLGGYIAKMIPEKEFILYDGYCVTHNRIKREEVLKIRELYPESPILVHPECSSEIADMADFVGSTSQIISYAKNSDSREIIIGTEMGVMHKLQNDNPDKSFKLLSPSLICPNMKKTTLEDIRDALKYGREEIVLDEDIRVRAEKSLDDMLKLS
- the serS gene encoding serine--tRNA ligase; this encodes MLDIKRIRFNLEEVKAGLEKRGGNYNIDRVVELDESRRNIIAKVEEMKAKQNEVSKQIPALKKEGKDVSEILRDMKELSSQVGELDSELKEVETEIGELILTIPNVPHPDVVKGDSDEENIEIRKWGEPREFDFEIKAHWDLGTDLDILDFERASKITGARFTLFKGMGARLERALMNFMLNTHTEEHGYREVAPPFMANKESMTGTGQLPKFEDDMFKLEGKDYYLIPTAEVPVTNIHRGEILEEDQLPIYNTAYTPCFRQEAGSAGRDTRGVIRNHQFDKVELVKLVEPSTSYDELEKLTNNAEKILQLLKIPYRVVALCTGDLGFSSAKTYDIEVWMPSYNRYVEISSCSNFEDYQARRANIRYRSSESGKVEYVHTLNGSGLAVGRAFAAVLENFQNRDGSIDIPEVLVPYMGGIDKIR
- a CDS encoding PTS transporter subunit IIC, whose protein sequence is MKNKNIREYAIKVLNGMALGLFSSLIIGLILKQVGIFTGLELLERLGQLAQYTMAPAIGAGVAYSVGASPLGIFAGVVAGSIGGGGISINPEGVASISIGEPVGALLSSLVGVEISKLVSGKTKLDIILVPAVTIVTGGIAGYYLAPIISSFMKAVGEVINFATMQQPVVMGILVSVIMGFILTMPISSAAIGISLGLSGLASGAAIIGCSCQMIGFAVISFRENGFGGFIAQGLGTSMIQISNIVKNPKTLIPPIVASAILGPVGTTVFKMEGDSIGSGMGTSGLVGQFSTLSVMGPESIYKIALLHFILPGIISYAVYKVLKKKNWIKDGDLKLYSLQKE
- a CDS encoding NCS2 family permease, whose product is MSQASVGFFEKAFKLKENQTTSKVEITAGITTFVTMAYILVVNPLILADAGMDKGAVFTATAVSSIVATLIMAFYANYPFVLSAGMGLNAFFAYSVVLGMGHSWEFALTAVFIEGVIFILLTFVNVREAIVNAIPLTLKHAVSAGIGLFIAFIGFKGSGLIVSSEATFVALGEVTSPTVIVSIVGLLVAIFFMAKNVQGALLIAVLVGTIVGIPLGVTQMPSSIFSLPPSLAPTAFAFTRVGLSEILTFDMFMVTLTFLFVDLFDTIGMLVGTAAKANMLDDEGKLPRVRPALFADAVGTTLGACLGTSTITTFAESASGISVGGRTGLTAFTSAILFAIALFFAPLFTAIPEAATAPALIMVGSFMLGSVLSIDFDDITEAFPAFLTIIMMPLTYSIGDGLMFGIISYSAAKLLSGRVKEASPVMYVLAVIFILRLVLT